In Sander vitreus isolate 19-12246 chromosome 12, sanVit1, whole genome shotgun sequence, the following proteins share a genomic window:
- the LOC144526172 gene encoding uncharacterized protein LOC144526172 isoform X1, whose product MNRPNNIPFNPSAKPKAAAQVLYNQQHCGRIPQDFKEAMLHIPVKPAVNSNTRTPGKAAKTQPAQKRAVKSSADKWKSSFKPLGEEDDSPDTRSGSSEKVEIYNPYDPDSSDSEHEMAQDHNHSPPDQDEGCLKKGRWDRSYSESASRLLDRCDFSPETRPAESRGFSTGHRLPERQAYAPTTESLDRPGFDSISRPLDHRVCSPDRHIHGSSTQRFLASYGGQRTNGEERIIIPEYSREMTTTVRLSPPRLQRDYQHQLEYVDTGLDHIKPSTEVPRNRTLIMDKSPIICDLCEVELANGRELEEHLESKSHWDTLEHIQQQNNYDDLAIAFIQDVMLYKSQQCSRNIEDNALQALKENDHMTKIEMFHCAACSVFISTSASSVQTHITSQEHLSNAKDFQVQQRRSCLAKAETMMKEMKPQFEHFLKGGSPFE is encoded by the exons ATGAACCGTCCAAATAATATTCCGTTCAACCCTTCAGCCAAACCTAAAGCAGCTGCTCAAGTATTATACAATCAACAGCATTGTGGGAG AATACCCCAGGATTTTAAAGAAGCTATGTTACACATCCCAGTGAAgccagcagtcaactcaaacacCAGGACACCCGGCAAGGCTGCTAAGACACAACCAGCCCAGAAACGTGCAG TCAAATCTTCTGCTGATAAATGGAAGTCTTCATTCAAACCATTAGGAGAAGAAGATGACTCTCCGGACACAAGAAGTGGCAGTTCAGAAAA GGTTGAAATCTATAATCCTTACGATCCTGACTCGTCAGACTCTGAGCACGAGATGGCCCAAGACCACAACCACTCCCCACCCGATCAAGATGAAGGCTGCCTTAAAAAAGGCCGCTGGGACAGGAGTTACTCCGAATCCGCGAGCCGACTCCTCGACAGGTGTGACTTTAGCCCTGAAACCAGACCCGCAGAGAGTCGAGGTTTCAGTACAGGTCATAGACTGCCTGAACGACAGGCTTATGCCCCCACCACTGAATCACTTGACCGACCAGGTTTTGACTCCATAAGTAGACCCCTGGACCACAGGGTCTGCAGCCCTGACAGGCATATACACGGCTCCTCCACCCAACGCTTTCTTGCATCTTATGGAGGACAGAGGACCAACGGGGAGGAGAGGATAATAATCCCAGAATACAGCAGAGAG ATGACCACTACTGTTAGATTATCCCCACCCAGGTTACAGCGGGACTATCAACATCAGTTGGAATACGTGGATACAG GACTGGACCATATCAAACCTTCCACAGAGGTGCCAAGAAACAGGACATTAATAATGGACAA GAGTCCCATCATCTGTGACCTTTGCGAAGTTGAGTTGGCCAATGGCCGCGAGCTGGAGGAGCACTTGGAGAGCAAGAGTCACTGGGACACCCTGGAGCACATCCAGCAGCAGAATAATTACGATGATCTGGCTATAGCCTTCATACAG GACGTCATGCTGTATAAAAGCCAGCAGTGTAGCCGAAACATAGAGGATAATGCACTCCAAG CTCTGAAGGAAAATGACCACATGACAAAGATTGAAATGTTCCACTGTGCGGCCTGCAGTGTCTTCATATCCACATCTGCATCCTCAGTGCAGACTCACATTACCTCTCAGGAGCACCTCTCCAACGCAAAG GACTTTCAAGTGCAGCAGAGACGTTCTTGCCTCGCAAAAGCAGAAACCATGATGAAGGAGATGAAACCTCAGTTTGAACACTTCCTGAAG GGTGGCAGCCCGTTTGAATGA
- the LOC144526172 gene encoding uncharacterized protein LOC144526172 isoform X2, giving the protein MNRPNNIPFNPSAKPKAAAQVLYNQQHCGRIPQDFKEAMLHIPVKPAVNSNTRTPGKAAKTQPAQKRAGEEDDSPDTRSGSSEKVEIYNPYDPDSSDSEHEMAQDHNHSPPDQDEGCLKKGRWDRSYSESASRLLDRCDFSPETRPAESRGFSTGHRLPERQAYAPTTESLDRPGFDSISRPLDHRVCSPDRHIHGSSTQRFLASYGGQRTNGEERIIIPEYSREMTTTVRLSPPRLQRDYQHQLEYVDTGLDHIKPSTEVPRNRTLIMDKSPIICDLCEVELANGRELEEHLESKSHWDTLEHIQQQNNYDDLAIAFIQDVMLYKSQQCSRNIEDNALQALKENDHMTKIEMFHCAACSVFISTSASSVQTHITSQEHLSNAKDFQVQQRRSCLAKAETMMKEMKPQFEHFLKGGSPFE; this is encoded by the exons ATGAACCGTCCAAATAATATTCCGTTCAACCCTTCAGCCAAACCTAAAGCAGCTGCTCAAGTATTATACAATCAACAGCATTGTGGGAG AATACCCCAGGATTTTAAAGAAGCTATGTTACACATCCCAGTGAAgccagcagtcaactcaaacacCAGGACACCCGGCAAGGCTGCTAAGACACAACCAGCCCAGAAACGTGCAG GAGAAGAAGATGACTCTCCGGACACAAGAAGTGGCAGTTCAGAAAA GGTTGAAATCTATAATCCTTACGATCCTGACTCGTCAGACTCTGAGCACGAGATGGCCCAAGACCACAACCACTCCCCACCCGATCAAGATGAAGGCTGCCTTAAAAAAGGCCGCTGGGACAGGAGTTACTCCGAATCCGCGAGCCGACTCCTCGACAGGTGTGACTTTAGCCCTGAAACCAGACCCGCAGAGAGTCGAGGTTTCAGTACAGGTCATAGACTGCCTGAACGACAGGCTTATGCCCCCACCACTGAATCACTTGACCGACCAGGTTTTGACTCCATAAGTAGACCCCTGGACCACAGGGTCTGCAGCCCTGACAGGCATATACACGGCTCCTCCACCCAACGCTTTCTTGCATCTTATGGAGGACAGAGGACCAACGGGGAGGAGAGGATAATAATCCCAGAATACAGCAGAGAG ATGACCACTACTGTTAGATTATCCCCACCCAGGTTACAGCGGGACTATCAACATCAGTTGGAATACGTGGATACAG GACTGGACCATATCAAACCTTCCACAGAGGTGCCAAGAAACAGGACATTAATAATGGACAA GAGTCCCATCATCTGTGACCTTTGCGAAGTTGAGTTGGCCAATGGCCGCGAGCTGGAGGAGCACTTGGAGAGCAAGAGTCACTGGGACACCCTGGAGCACATCCAGCAGCAGAATAATTACGATGATCTGGCTATAGCCTTCATACAG GACGTCATGCTGTATAAAAGCCAGCAGTGTAGCCGAAACATAGAGGATAATGCACTCCAAG CTCTGAAGGAAAATGACCACATGACAAAGATTGAAATGTTCCACTGTGCGGCCTGCAGTGTCTTCATATCCACATCTGCATCCTCAGTGCAGACTCACATTACCTCTCAGGAGCACCTCTCCAACGCAAAG GACTTTCAAGTGCAGCAGAGACGTTCTTGCCTCGCAAAAGCAGAAACCATGATGAAGGAGATGAAACCTCAGTTTGAACACTTCCTGAAG GGTGGCAGCCCGTTTGAATGA